From Microcystis aeruginosa NIES-2549, a single genomic window includes:
- a CDS encoding Uma2 family endonuclease, translated as MQQIIILLNCLELLWQEKNDYYASGNLTIYYNEEQLKKRDFCGPDFFVVLDTEKRPRKSWVVWGEQGKYPNVIVEILSDSTANIDRNKKKILYQNTFRTPNYFWFYPNSLELQGFRLIEGQYQAISANDRGYLWSEQLGLYLGIFDRKLRYFTADGQLVPTPQEAELQQRQAKEQILLEKEQERQAKEQALLEKEQERQAKERLAAKLRELGINPQTV; from the coding sequence CTGCAACAGATCATAATTCTCCTCAATTGTCTAGAATTATTATGGCAAGAGAAAAACGATTACTACGCTTCCGGTAATCTGACTATCTACTATAACGAAGAACAACTGAAAAAGCGCGATTTCTGCGGTCCTGATTTTTTTGTGGTTTTAGATACAGAAAAACGTCCCCGCAAAAGTTGGGTGGTTTGGGGAGAACAGGGAAAATATCCCAATGTAATCGTCGAGATTCTTTCCGATTCTACGGCCAATATTGACCGCAATAAAAAGAAAATTCTCTACCAAAATACTTTTCGCACTCCTAATTATTTTTGGTTCTATCCTAATAGCTTAGAATTGCAAGGATTTAGACTAATTGAGGGACAATATCAAGCTATTTCTGCCAATGACCGGGGTTATCTATGGAGTGAACAGTTAGGATTATATTTAGGCATATTTGACCGTAAACTGCGTTATTTTACCGCCGATGGTCAATTGGTTCCCACTCCCCAAGAAGCTGAATTACAGCAAAGACAAGCAAAGGAACAGATTCTTTTAGAAAAGGAACAGGAACGACAGGCAAAAGAACAGGCTCTTTTAGAAAAAGAACAAGAACGACAAGCCAAGGAAAGATTAGCGGCAAAATTACGAGAATTAGGCATCAATCCCCAGACAGTTTAG
- a CDS encoding DUF3146 family protein yields MSSGNRPESTAYVRIIKQSWQTGKLEGEVRTEQYQWRFQWHFLQGKLLVQPSLGRALIFEPLNRFLERYDYQLEPGGDYQFTVRSKL; encoded by the coding sequence GTGAGTAGTGGCAATCGACCAGAAAGTACGGCTTATGTGCGGATAATTAAGCAATCTTGGCAAACGGGGAAATTAGAGGGAGAAGTGCGGACGGAACAATATCAATGGCGGTTTCAATGGCATTTTCTTCAAGGTAAGTTATTAGTACAACCGTCCCTAGGTAGGGCTTTGATTTTTGAACCCTTGAATCGGTTTTTAGAACGCTACGATTATCAATTAGAACCGGGAGGAGATTATCAATTTACAGTGCGATCAAAATTGTAA
- a CDS encoding DUF1611 domain-containing protein, translating to MANYLTPDKKVAILLHEGIKGTRGKTGLSYLRYGKAQVVAIIDSESAGSALKEVAGIDRPLPIVASVREALTYHPDTLLIGIAPSGGILPPHWLEEIKEAVKAGLSLVNGLHTPLKPLFSQLKPDQWIWDIRLEPQGLKIGQARAKNLTCQRILTVGTDMSVGKMSTSIELHRVASEKGLKSQFLATGQGGIMIAGKGVPLDAVRVDYAAGAIEALVLESAENNDILFIEGQGSLLHPGSTATLPLMRGSQPTGLILVHRAGQIHIKDLPDIPIPPLTEVIKLYEMTASAGGSFGEVKVKGISLNTFHLNPEAAVKAIETVQEETGLFCTDVVRFGGQGLLSVISKQ from the coding sequence ATGGCTAATTATTTGACTCCTGACAAGAAAGTAGCGATTCTTCTCCACGAAGGAATCAAAGGAACTCGCGGCAAAACTGGGTTAAGTTATCTGCGTTACGGAAAAGCGCAGGTAGTGGCGATTATTGACTCAGAAAGCGCCGGCAGCGCCTTAAAAGAAGTGGCTGGAATCGATCGCCCCTTGCCGATTGTTGCTAGTGTTAGGGAAGCTCTAACCTATCATCCCGACACCCTGTTAATTGGTATCGCACCCTCAGGAGGCATTTTACCCCCCCATTGGCTAGAAGAAATCAAAGAGGCGGTAAAAGCAGGGTTATCCCTCGTTAATGGTCTCCATACACCCCTAAAACCCCTTTTTTCTCAGCTTAAACCGGATCAATGGATTTGGGATATCCGTCTGGAACCCCAAGGCTTAAAAATTGGGCAAGCGCGGGCGAAAAATTTAACCTGTCAGCGTATTCTAACGGTAGGGACGGATATGAGTGTGGGCAAAATGTCCACTAGCATCGAATTACACCGAGTTGCCTCAGAAAAAGGGCTAAAATCGCAATTTTTAGCCACTGGACAGGGGGGAATTATGATCGCGGGAAAAGGTGTACCCTTGGATGCAGTGCGCGTCGATTATGCTGCTGGTGCGATCGAGGCTTTGGTGTTAGAATCGGCGGAAAATAACGATATTTTGTTTATTGAGGGTCAAGGTTCCCTTTTACACCCCGGATCCACCGCTACCTTGCCCTTAATGCGTGGCAGTCAACCGACGGGGTTAATTCTCGTCCATCGTGCCGGACAAATTCATATCAAAGATTTACCCGATATTCCCATCCCTCCCCTAACGGAAGTGATTAAACTCTACGAAATGACTGCCAGCGCTGGGGGAAGTTTTGGAGAGGTGAAGGTAAAGGGGATTAGTTTAAATACTTTTCATCTTAATCCGGAGGCGGCAGTTAAAGCTATAGAAACCGTGCAGGAGGAAACGGGGTTATTTTGTACAGATGTTGTTCGTTTTGGCGGTCAAGGGTTATTATCAGTGATCAGTAAACAGTGA
- a CDS encoding dipeptide epimerase, with product MLLNWQTFTIHKRVPLTISRGTTSENTNIWLKISQENIEGWGEASPFDITSEEKKPAKILQELNSIAPILQSFHPCQRQEIEKILWQNQISSATRAAIDTALHDWLGKKANLPLWQIFGLDRSLIPPVSVTIGLNSPENVQKRLLDWLEIGDFSLLKVKLGSPDGIEADQAIILAIKEIVPHLPLTVDANGGWTFRDAVKMCQWLEEKGVIYVEQPLSVGQERDLIDLYQKSPLPIFVDESCFSSQDIPKLADRVHGINIKLMKAGGLAEVQRMIHIAQACRLQIMFGCYSDSSLANTALAHLGPLVNYLDLDSHLNLRDDPFTGLSLEKGRLQPNNSPGLGVSLRTKDG from the coding sequence ATGCTGCTAAACTGGCAAACTTTTACTATTCATAAACGAGTACCTTTAACGATTAGTCGCGGCACTACCAGCGAAAATACTAATATTTGGCTGAAAATTAGCCAGGAAAATATCGAAGGGTGGGGAGAGGCGTCCCCTTTTGATATTACCAGCGAGGAGAAAAAACCCGCTAAAATCCTGCAAGAATTAAACTCGATCGCTCCTATTTTACAATCTTTTCATCCCTGTCAACGCCAAGAAATTGAAAAAATTTTATGGCAAAATCAGATATCTTCGGCTACTCGTGCCGCTATTGACACGGCGCTGCACGACTGGTTAGGCAAAAAAGCTAATTTACCTCTTTGGCAAATTTTTGGACTCGATCGCTCTTTAATTCCGCCGGTTTCTGTTACTATCGGTTTAAATTCTCCGGAAAATGTGCAGAAAAGGCTGTTAGATTGGCTAGAAATTGGCGATTTTAGCTTATTAAAAGTCAAATTAGGCTCACCAGACGGTATAGAAGCCGATCAAGCCATAATTCTGGCCATTAAAGAAATTGTCCCCCATTTGCCCCTAACTGTCGATGCTAATGGTGGTTGGACATTTAGGGATGCGGTGAAAATGTGCCAATGGTTAGAGGAAAAAGGCGTTATTTATGTGGAACAACCCCTATCCGTGGGACAAGAACGAGATTTAATTGATTTATACCAAAAATCGCCCCTACCTATCTTCGTCGATGAAAGCTGTTTTTCTAGTCAAGATATCCCGAAACTGGCCGATCGAGTCCACGGCATTAATATTAAACTAATGAAAGCTGGCGGATTAGCCGAAGTGCAGAGAATGATTCATATTGCCCAAGCTTGCCGACTGCAAATTATGTTCGGATGTTACTCTGACAGCAGTTTAGCCAATACTGCCCTAGCACATCTTGGCCCGCTTGTCAACTATCTTGACCTAGATAGTCATTTAAATTTACGCGATGATCCCTTTACGGGATTAAGCTTAGAAAAGGGACGTTTACAACCAAATAATTCACCCGGTTTGGGTGTTAGTTTACGGACAAAAGATGGCTAA
- a CDS encoding adenylosuccinate synthase, with the protein MANVIVIGAQWGDEGKGKITDLLSRSADVVVRSQGGVNAGHTVVVDDQTFKLHLIPSGILYPDTECIIGSGTVIDPSVLLKEMAQLHALNVTTDNLYISQTAHVTMPYHRLLDQASEEKRGKYKIGTTGRGIGPTYADKSERIGIRVIDLMNTENLRQKLEWTTNYKNVILEKLYNLPPLDPKTVIEEYLEYAEKLRPHVVDSSLKIYEAIRKRKNILFEGAQGTLLDLDHGTYPYVTSSNPIAGGACVGSGIGPTVIDRVIGVAKAYTTRVGEGPFPTELEGEIEQLLCDRGAEFGTTTGRRRRCGWFDAVIGRYAVRINGLDCLAITKLDVLDTLEEIKVCVAYELDGKTCRHLPSSAGEFARCQPIYRTMPGWQQPTSDCRSLEELPKQALDYLKFLGAIMEVPIAIISLGASRDQTIIVEDPIHGPKRALLDENGSPWDNYEF; encoded by the coding sequence TTGGCTAACGTTATTGTAATCGGCGCTCAGTGGGGCGACGAAGGAAAAGGAAAAATCACGGATCTGCTGAGTCGATCGGCGGATGTGGTGGTGCGTTCTCAAGGTGGCGTAAATGCGGGTCATACCGTCGTCGTCGATGATCAAACGTTCAAACTCCATCTAATTCCCTCCGGGATTCTCTACCCAGATACGGAATGTATAATCGGCTCGGGAACGGTCATAGATCCCTCGGTGTTACTCAAAGAGATGGCGCAATTACACGCCCTCAATGTTACTACCGACAATCTCTATATCTCGCAAACGGCTCATGTCACTATGCCCTATCATCGGCTGCTCGATCAAGCATCCGAGGAAAAACGGGGTAAATATAAAATCGGCACCACGGGAAGGGGTATTGGCCCCACCTATGCCGATAAATCCGAGCGCATCGGTATTCGAGTCATCGACTTGATGAATACCGAGAATCTGCGGCAAAAACTAGAATGGACGACCAATTATAAAAACGTCATTTTAGAAAAGTTATATAACTTACCGCCTTTAGATCCGAAGACGGTGATCGAGGAATATCTAGAATATGCCGAGAAACTGCGTCCCCATGTGGTCGATAGTTCCCTAAAAATCTACGAAGCAATCCGCAAGCGTAAGAATATTCTCTTTGAAGGGGCCCAAGGCACCCTACTTGACCTCGATCACGGAACCTATCCCTACGTTACCTCCTCCAATCCGATCGCTGGGGGTGCTTGTGTGGGTTCTGGTATCGGTCCGACGGTAATCGATCGAGTGATCGGTGTGGCCAAAGCTTACACCACTAGGGTGGGGGAAGGTCCATTTCCCACGGAATTAGAGGGGGAGATCGAGCAGTTATTGTGCGATCGGGGGGCGGAATTCGGAACTACCACCGGCCGTCGTCGTCGCTGTGGTTGGTTTGATGCGGTTATCGGTCGTTACGCAGTGCGAATCAATGGTTTAGACTGTCTAGCGATCACCAAGTTGGATGTTCTCGATACCCTAGAGGAAATCAAGGTCTGTGTGGCCTACGAATTGGACGGCAAAACCTGTCGCCATCTACCCAGTAGTGCCGGGGAATTCGCCCGTTGTCAACCGATTTACCGAACGATGCCGGGGTGGCAACAACCCACCAGTGATTGTCGCAGTCTGGAAGAGCTGCCTAAACAGGCCCTCGATTATCTAAAATTCCTAGGGGCGATTATGGAAGTACCGATCGCTATTATCTCCCTAGGAGCTAGTCGCGACCAAACTATTATCGTTGAAGACCCCATTCACGGACCAAAACGCGCTCTTTTGGACGAAAATGGCTCACCTTGGGATAATTACGAATTTTAA
- a CDS encoding 50S ribosomal protein L25/general stress protein Ctc, whose protein sequence is MQVSVECQKRPENINPRALRRQGLIPAVLYGHNGTESVSLVVGEKAALTLLKKASVNNTLVDVNVPEMPWTGKALIQEVQSHPWKRNLYHLSFFSVSAHGKLDIVVPIKAIGEAIGTKQGGLIEQFVNEVNVSCIADNIPEVIEFDVSGIGVGQSLLVGDLKMPEGVTLKDDPHTTVFAIVAAKR, encoded by the coding sequence ATGCAAGTTAGCGTTGAATGTCAAAAAAGACCCGAAAATATTAACCCCAGGGCCCTACGTCGTCAGGGTTTGATCCCAGCGGTTCTCTACGGCCACAACGGCACGGAATCGGTTTCCCTCGTGGTGGGAGAAAAAGCGGCCTTAACCCTACTGAAAAAGGCTTCGGTAAATAATACCCTGGTGGATGTGAATGTTCCCGAAATGCCCTGGACGGGAAAGGCTTTGATCCAAGAGGTGCAATCTCATCCCTGGAAAAGAAATCTCTATCATCTCAGTTTCTTCTCGGTGTCTGCCCACGGTAAGCTCGATATCGTTGTTCCCATTAAAGCCATAGGAGAAGCGATCGGAACCAAACAGGGCGGTTTAATCGAACAGTTCGTTAACGAAGTTAATGTCTCCTGTATTGCCGATAATATCCCGGAAGTGATCGAATTTGATGTGTCGGGGATCGGTGTGGGGCAATCCCTGCTCGTGGGTGATTTAAAAATGCCGGAAGGGGTGACTTTAAAAGATGATCCCCATACCACCGTTTTTGCCATTGTTGCCGCTAAACGGTAA
- a CDS encoding D-alanyl-D-alanine carboxypeptidase: MFSVFNLAVFGFLFGWLGGQSQPIANIPLISWQNQPIFDLPTAPDPRVAAIVADYLQDLAKKGLNSSQQRVLIETEWADLADHQGNLPASGASLTKIATTLAAVETWPLDHRFATRFYTTGELKNGVLEGDLIIEGSGDPLFVWEEAIAVGNGLDQLGIRQVKGDLIITGKFAMNFQTDPLKAGELLKIGLNQSKWSKETQKAFKSLPSGTQAPQVKILGMVRASQIRPENARLLLRHQSLTLTELLRQMNIYSNNVMSEMLAELLGGPAAVDAINTKITGVGAEEIQLINGSGLGVENRLSPRAVIEILKALDRKLANQPIKVADLFPVGGRDTKGTMQWRAIPKGVVIKTGTLAQVSALAGEIPTQERGKVWFVIMNAGSSNIEGFRNQQDRVLQALDQHWQILPEATKGSIPERSFLGDPSRISQGF; the protein is encoded by the coding sequence ATGTTCTCAGTTTTTAATTTGGCAGTTTTCGGCTTTCTCTTCGGTTGGCTGGGGGGGCAATCCCAACCGATCGCCAATATTCCCCTAATTTCTTGGCAAAATCAACCTATTTTTGACCTTCCCACCGCTCCCGATCCCCGGGTAGCGGCGATCGTGGCCGATTATCTGCAAGACCTGGCTAAAAAAGGTTTAAACTCTAGTCAACAACGGGTCTTAATTGAGACGGAATGGGCTGATTTAGCCGATCATCAGGGTAATCTGCCCGCTTCGGGGGCTTCTTTAACTAAAATCGCCACTACTCTTGCCGCCGTGGAAACCTGGCCCCTCGATCATCGTTTTGCTACTCGTTTTTACACCACGGGAGAGCTTAAAAACGGGGTGTTGGAGGGAGATTTAATTATTGAAGGGTCAGGGGATCCTCTGTTTGTCTGGGAAGAAGCGATCGCAGTGGGCAATGGCCTCGATCAATTAGGTATCCGTCAGGTCAAAGGCGATCTGATCATTACGGGTAAATTCGCCATGAATTTTCAAACCGATCCCCTCAAAGCGGGAGAATTGCTGAAAATTGGGCTTAATCAATCGAAATGGTCAAAAGAAACCCAAAAAGCTTTTAAGAGCCTTCCTAGCGGCACACAAGCCCCACAGGTGAAGATTTTGGGCATGGTTCGAGCCAGTCAAATTCGCCCCGAAAATGCCCGATTATTATTGCGTCATCAGTCCTTAACTTTAACGGAACTGTTGCGTCAGATGAATATTTATAGTAACAACGTCATGTCAGAAATGTTAGCGGAACTGCTCGGTGGTCCCGCGGCAGTGGACGCAATTAATACTAAAATTACTGGGGTAGGAGCGGAGGAAATTCAATTAATTAATGGTTCGGGATTGGGGGTAGAAAATCGCTTGTCTCCCCGGGCAGTTATTGAGATTCTCAAAGCATTGGATCGCAAGTTAGCCAATCAACCGATCAAAGTAGCTGATTTATTTCCGGTGGGGGGACGCGATACCAAAGGAACTATGCAATGGCGGGCCATTCCTAAAGGAGTGGTGATTAAAACTGGAACTTTGGCCCAAGTTAGCGCCTTAGCCGGAGAAATTCCCACCCAAGAAAGGGGTAAAGTTTGGTTTGTAATTATGAATGCTGGTAGTAGCAATATCGAGGGATTCAGAAATCAGCAGGACCGGGTGTTACAAGCTTTAGATCAACACTGGCAAATTCTCCCAGAAGCTACTAAAGGATCGATTCCTGAAAGATCCTTTCTAGGTGATCCCAGTCGAATAAGTCAAGGTTTCTAA
- the cobO gene encoding cob(I)yrinic acid a,c-diamide adenosyltransferase, with the protein MQLTPEQYKEKMQRRKAIQEERLAEKIAEKGLIIVNTGDGKGKTTAALGMVLRSLGHGYKVAVVQFIKGAWEPAEQKIFSVWGEQIEFYAMGEGFTWETQDRERDIEKAQEAWQKALTFLENPQYKLILLDEINIALKFGYLDIQEVIAGLARKPANCHVILTGRGALPELIEIADLVTEMKLIKHPFRQQGVKAQPGIEF; encoded by the coding sequence ATGCAACTCACTCCCGAACAATACAAAGAAAAAATGCAGCGCCGCAAGGCAATCCAAGAGGAACGTTTAGCCGAAAAAATCGCTGAAAAAGGTTTAATTATCGTTAATACCGGCGATGGCAAGGGAAAAACCACGGCAGCCCTCGGCATGGTTTTACGTTCCCTCGGTCATGGTTACAAAGTGGCGGTGGTACAATTCATCAAAGGTGCTTGGGAACCTGCCGAACAAAAGATTTTTAGTGTTTGGGGGGAACAAATCGAGTTTTATGCTATGGGGGAAGGTTTCACCTGGGAAACCCAAGATAGAGAAAGAGATATAGAGAAAGCCCAAGAAGCGTGGCAAAAAGCCCTAACTTTTCTCGAAAATCCCCAATATAAATTAATTTTACTCGATGAGATCAATATCGCCCTTAAATTCGGTTATCTGGATATTCAGGAAGTTATCGCTGGTTTAGCCCGAAAACCCGCTAATTGTCACGTTATTCTCACTGGTAGAGGAGCTTTACCCGAATTAATCGAGATAGCGGATTTAGTCACAGAAATGAAGTTAATTAAACATCCCTTTCGTCAACAGGGAGTGAAAGCGCAACCCGGCATCGAATTTTAA
- a CDS encoding LptF/LptG family permease, protein MIKKKISYWVNGGIALIDRYLISQLLPPFLFSVGLFASLGVAIGNLSDLANQVVDANLPLASALEILLLKVPEFVTYSLPVSLLLATLITYGRLSSDSETVALQSCGVTLYRLFIPTFCLSLIVTVVTFLLNEYVVPNANYRATEILVQKINKEASFWRNKDFYYPDYEIKTLENGTINRNLRSLFYAEQFDGEKMKTVTVIRWLKQELNQIIIADSARWNAVDNVWDFFNGIIYELTPPNASYSQVIPFKAEKIALSRSAFDFARQSRDPYEMNIPQAIEYVQLLKLSGDDKRVRFFQVRIQQKIAFPFVCIVFATIGCALGSLPQRIGRGTSFGLSVAIVFLYYLLNFLVGSLGLTATLSPFLAAWLPNFFGFGLGLWLLWRLNG, encoded by the coding sequence ATGATTAAGAAAAAGATTTCTTACTGGGTAAATGGAGGTATTGCCCTCATTGATCGCTATCTGATCAGCCAACTACTACCCCCATTTTTATTTAGTGTTGGTTTATTTGCCTCTTTGGGAGTAGCGATCGGCAATCTTTCCGATTTAGCTAATCAGGTAGTTGATGCCAATCTCCCCCTCGCTTCGGCCCTAGAAATTCTCCTGTTAAAAGTGCCAGAATTTGTCACCTATTCCCTGCCAGTTTCTCTTTTACTAGCCACTTTAATCACCTACGGACGTTTAAGTAGTGATAGCGAAACCGTTGCCCTACAAAGCTGTGGAGTCACTCTTTACCGTCTTTTTATACCCACTTTTTGCCTGAGTTTAATAGTTACAGTAGTGACATTTTTATTAAACGAATATGTGGTTCCCAATGCTAATTATCGAGCCACAGAAATTTTAGTACAGAAAATTAATAAAGAGGCAAGCTTTTGGCGAAATAAAGACTTTTATTATCCCGATTATGAAATAAAAACCCTAGAAAATGGTACGATTAATCGCAATTTAAGAAGTTTATTTTATGCCGAACAATTTGACGGCGAAAAAATGAAAACCGTCACCGTTATCCGTTGGCTAAAACAAGAATTAAATCAAATTATTATCGCCGATTCGGCCCGTTGGAATGCCGTCGATAACGTCTGGGACTTTTTTAACGGCATTATCTATGAATTAACCCCCCCTAACGCCTCCTATAGTCAAGTTATCCCCTTTAAAGCCGAAAAAATCGCTTTATCTCGCTCCGCTTTCGATTTTGCTCGTCAAAGCCGCGATCCCTACGAGATGAACATACCACAGGCGATCGAATATGTGCAACTGCTCAAACTCAGTGGCGATGATAAGAGAGTCAGATTTTTTCAAGTGCGAATTCAGCAAAAAATCGCCTTTCCCTTTGTCTGCATCGTCTTTGCTACCATCGGCTGTGCCTTGGGTTCTCTACCGCAAAGAATCGGTCGGGGAACCAGTTTCGGTCTCAGCGTCGCTATTGTTTTTCTCTACTATCTTTTAAACTTCTTAGTGGGCAGCTTGGGACTAACCGCCACCCTTTCCCCCTTCCTGGCCGCCTGGCTGCCTAACTTTTTCGGTTTTGGGTTGGGTCTCTGGTTATTATGGCGACTTAACGGTTAG
- the argC gene encoding N-acetyl-gamma-glutamyl-phosphate reductase, which produces MTQGQKVSVGIVGASGYGGVQLVRLLKEHPLVELVYLGGDSSAGKPYSDLYPHLGHSINLNVEAIDLDIIASRCQVVFLGLPNGLACDLAPPLLAKGCKVLDLSADYRFTSLETYSKWYGKERQDQAIASTAVYGLPELYREDIKNASLIGCPGCYPTASLMAISPLLKQGLIVPETTIIDAKSGTSGGGRQAKINMLLAEADSSIGAYNVAGKHRHTPEIEQICGDLAGHEVRVQFTPHLMPMVRGILSTVYATLRDPNLVRDDLITIYNAFYRASPFVKILPGGVYPQTKWACGTNLCYLGIEVDPRTDRVIVMSAIDNLVKGQSGQAVQCLNLMMGWEESLGLPQMCFYP; this is translated from the coding sequence ATGACGCAAGGACAGAAGGTTTCAGTGGGTATTGTCGGCGCTTCCGGATATGGTGGCGTACAGTTGGTACGTTTGCTCAAAGAACATCCCTTAGTAGAATTAGTCTATCTGGGGGGCGATAGTAGTGCGGGGAAACCCTACAGTGATTTATATCCCCATCTCGGTCATAGTATTAATCTTAATGTGGAGGCGATCGATTTAGACATAATTGCCTCCCGTTGTCAAGTGGTTTTCTTGGGTTTACCCAATGGTTTAGCCTGTGATTTAGCCCCTCCTTTGCTCGCTAAAGGCTGTAAAGTCTTGGATCTGTCGGCAGATTATCGTTTTACTAGCCTAGAAACCTATAGTAAATGGTATGGCAAGGAACGTCAGGATCAAGCGATCGCATCTACGGCTGTGTACGGTTTACCAGAACTTTATCGGGAAGATATTAAAAATGCCTCTTTGATCGGTTGCCCCGGATGTTATCCTACTGCTAGTTTAATGGCGATTTCTCCCCTGTTAAAACAGGGTTTAATTGTCCCGGAAACCACGATTATCGATGCCAAATCGGGAACTTCGGGAGGGGGAAGACAGGCTAAGATTAATATGTTATTGGCAGAAGCAGATAGTTCGATCGGGGCCTATAATGTAGCGGGAAAACACCGTCATACTCCCGAAATCGAGCAGATTTGCGGTGATTTAGCTGGTCATGAGGTGCGCGTCCAGTTTACTCCCCATTTAATGCCCATGGTTCGGGGTATCCTGTCCACAGTTTACGCAACTTTGCGGGATCCCAATCTGGTGCGGGATGATTTGATCACTATCTACAATGCTTTTTATCGCGCTTCTCCCTTTGTCAAAATCCTACCCGGGGGAGTCTATCCACAAACTAAGTGGGCCTGTGGTACTAATTTATGTTATCTCGGTATTGAAGTGGATCCGAGAACCGATCGGGTGATAGTGATGTCAGCGATCGATAATTTAGTTAAGGGACAATCGGGACAAGCGGTACAATGTCTCAATCTCATGATGGGTTGGGAAGAATCCCTTGGTTTACCGCAAATGTGTTTTTATCCTTAA
- the plsX gene encoding phosphate acyltransferase PlsX: MAETALNRARIAVDAMGGDHAPNEIIAGSMRASEELDVEVLLVGDSERIEAYFQHHPRPKNLTIVHAEEVVAMDEEPITAIRRKPAASINVAMDLVKQNRADAVVSAGHSGAAMAAALLRLGRLKGIDRPAIGAVLPTMLAGKSVIILDVGANVDCKPKYLEQFALMGTIYSKYVMGVEEPQVGLLNIGEEASKGNDLALKTYELLENNQQIPFIGNAEGRDVLSGQFDVIVCDGFVGNVLLKFAEAVGGVILQILKEELPRGIQGKVGTALIKPNLKQIKQRMDHAEHGGALLFGVDGVCVISHGSSQAPSIFNAIRQAKNAVDNRVSERIQAYNDHHHQLKKLSVNGED; the protein is encoded by the coding sequence ATGGCAGAAACGGCATTAAATCGGGCAAGAATCGCGGTAGATGCGATGGGAGGTGACCACGCTCCCAACGAGATCATCGCGGGATCGATGCGAGCTTCCGAAGAATTAGATGTAGAAGTATTATTAGTCGGCGATTCTGAACGGATTGAGGCTTATTTCCAGCATCATCCCCGTCCCAAGAATCTCACGATCGTCCACGCGGAGGAAGTGGTGGCCATGGACGAAGAACCGATCACCGCTATCCGTCGTAAACCGGCGGCCTCGATTAATGTGGCCATGGATTTAGTCAAACAAAATCGCGCCGATGCGGTGGTGTCCGCTGGTCACTCTGGAGCGGCGATGGCGGCGGCGTTGCTGCGTTTAGGTCGTTTAAAAGGCATCGATCGCCCGGCGATTGGTGCGGTGCTGCCGACGATGTTGGCGGGTAAATCGGTGATTATCCTCGATGTCGGGGCGAATGTGGACTGTAAACCCAAATATTTAGAGCAGTTTGCCCTAATGGGGACAATTTACAGTAAATACGTTATGGGTGTTGAAGAACCGCAAGTCGGTTTACTCAATATCGGCGAAGAAGCCAGCAAAGGTAACGATCTCGCCCTAAAAACCTACGAATTATTAGAAAATAACCAGCAAATTCCTTTTATCGGCAATGCTGAGGGCCGGGATGTGCTATCGGGACAATTTGATGTGATCGTCTGCGATGGTTTTGTCGGTAATGTCCTGTTAAAATTTGCCGAAGCGGTGGGAGGGGTTATCCTACAAATTCTCAAAGAGGAATTACCTAGGGGGATACAGGGTAAAGTCGGGACGGCTTTAATTAAACCCAATCTTAAACAGATCAAACAACGCATGGATCATGCGGAACACGGTGGTGCGCTCTTATTTGGAGTCGATGGGGTCTGTGTAATCAGTCACGGCAGTTCCCAAGCTCCTTCGATTTTTAACGCCATCCGACAGGCGAAAAATGCCGTCGATAATCGCGTTTCCGAGCGCATTCAAGCCTACAATGACCACCATCATCAATTAAAAAAGTTGTCGGTGAACGGTGAAGATTAA